A single Lynx canadensis isolate LIC74 chromosome D2, mLynCan4.pri.v2, whole genome shotgun sequence DNA region contains:
- the HMX2 gene encoding homeobox protein HMX2 has product MGSKEDAGKGCPAAGGVSSFTIQSILGGGPSEVPREPAGWPARKRSLSVSSEEEEPDDGWKAPACFCPDPHGPKEPGSKHHPPIPFPCLGTPKGSGGAGPASSERTPFLSPSHPDFKEEKERLLPAGSPSPGPERPRDGGAERQAGAAKKKTRTVFSRSQVYQLESTFDMKRYLSSSERACLASSLQLTETQVKTWFQNRRNKWKRQLSAELEAANMAHASAQTLVGMPLVFRDSSLLRVPVPRSLAFPAPLYYPGGNLSALPLYNLYNKLDY; this is encoded by the exons ATGGGCAGCAAGGAAGATGCAGGCAAGGGGTGTCCGGCGGCCGGCGGCGTCTCCAGCTTCACCATTCAGTCCATCCTGGGCGGGGGCCCCTCCGAGGTGCCACGGGAGCCCGCCGGCTGGCCGGCCAGGAAGCGCAGCCTGTCCGTGTCCTCGGAGGAGGAGGAGCCGGACGACGGCTGGAAGGCACCTGCCTGCTTCTGCCCAGACCCGCACGGCCCCAAGGAGCCGGGCTCCAAGCATCACCCCCCCATCCCCTTTCCTTGCCTGG GTACCCCCAAGGGCAGCGGAGGCGCGGGGCCCGCGAGCTCGGAGCGCAcgcctttcctctctccttcgcACCCGGActttaaggaagagaaagagaggctccTGCCCGCGGGCTCGCCGTCGCCAGGGCCCGAGCGGCCGCGGGACGGCGGCGCCGAGCGGCAGGCGGGCGCCGCCAAGAAGAAGACGCGCACGGTCTTCTCGCGCAGCCAGGTGTACCAGCTCGAGTCCACCTTCGACATGAAGCGCTACCTGAGCAGCTCGGAGCGCGCCTGCCTCGCCTCCAGCCTGCAGCTCACCGAGACCCAGGTCAAGACTTGGTTCCAGAACCGCCGCAACAAGTGGAAGCGGCAGCTCTCGGCCGAGCTGGAGGCGGCCAACATGGCGCACGCGTCGGCGCAGACTCTGGTGGGGATGCCGCTGGTGTTCCGGGACAGCTCGCTGCTGCGGGTGCCGGTGCCGCGCTCGCTCGCCTTCCCGGCGCCGCTCTACTACCCCGGCGGCAACCTCTCGGCCTTACCTCTCTACAACCTCTACAACAAGCTCGACTACTGA